The window ttaataaaaagtgaaaatttattaatctgtgttagttatattaattaaaatattttttgaaccattaatcaattatttgaaaatatttaaaaaaattctgaactTATAAactattgatatatataaatattcacAATAGGCTACTAATTGGTAATTTTTTCTACTTAAATAGTTTAAAGCATATATGTATCACAAAATAATCTAACAAGCTTTAAGTTTTCTGAAAACAATtatcaaacaatattttttatagaaatttatcTCGATTCGTGTAGAAGGTTGAGTTCCATTGTTTGTATTTCTTCTTCTAGAAGACATCACTATgatgaagcaaaaaaaatatattaaatcaataagtgaatatataagataaatttacatgatttgaatatatattatttaccttgATTAATGCtagaaccttttttttataatgatcaAGCTGAACAAACAATAAAgattgttttgtgtattttctaGTTTGTAGTGAAATTCTGTAGCAAAATATGAGAGTAAATGGTGGAAGCAGTTTGGTTCTTCCCGGTTATAAAgagaaaatacaagaaaaaattaaattcaaaagaatttttttttgattggtcAGTCAAAAGGAGACCACTTTGCAGTGGACTCGTCCACTCCTCTTTTGTGCATGAACTGCTTCCAACTGCGGTCCCTCTATTTATCTGTCCACTTTtgctttttcaaattttttatacttttttttaagtCTATTTTACTGAGGACAGAAGCTGAATGGTAAACAAAGTGTAGACAAAACCACAAACGGACAAAACCACTCGGTCTGTGGTAACCATTCACGATCTTAGACTATCTACAATGGTTACACATTTACAAcaccaactttttttcttttaacactccacatcatcttctctctcttccacatCATTATGCAACACATACATAACTTTCACTCTCTACAAtagttttgttaaataaaagTACATCACCTTACCCcaccatttttatttcatatttttcatttttttatgtttctattttttgtgATTACATATTATTAATCACTGTTCATATCAAACTAAAATTAAgtagtaaatattaaatatttataaaataatttttgttttaataatttttgtttttttatatattattttttaattttttacaaataataaaacgagaaataaaaataatcattactAAAACACATACAAtgaacataaatttaaaatgcaATACAATAAGCACACAACAAGTAAGGAAACACTCATAACTTAATCAGTACAATAATCTCAACTCACAAACTTGAAAATCTTATTCACCACGGAATATTCCGAATTGTGCCTAGATGTGTTTGACTAAATATTCTTACAATTTGTGATGTACATTTGAATCACGCAACTTGGATCTAGCACGCACATGAATTGCAAATACGGGTAGCACTTCGGTCAAGAATGGTTGTTGTGTACTCGACTCACTTGCCTCAGATTGATCATAATCAGTCCAATGTTGAGCATATGTATCTCGTTCATCCTCAACAATCATATCATGCAATATGATACACGACCTCATAATGATAGCAAAATCGGTTATATCCCACATGCGAGATGGTTCGCGAATGATTTTAAATCGAACCTGCAACACTCCAGATTCACGTTCGATGTCCTTCCTACATGCCTCCTGGCGTTGTGCAAATAACTTGTCTGGTTCACTTTGAGGTAGCCTAATCGATTTGACAAAAGTATGATAAGAAGGATAGATACCATCAATATGATAATAAGCCATATTATATGCACGTTGGTTCACGAAGAAATTCACTCTTGGAGTATTTCCTTGttcaacatcatcaaacacCGGTGAATGGTCCAGAACGTTTATATCGTTCAATGTGACTGGACATCCAAAAAAAGCATGCCAGATCCATATATCATGAGACGCAACTACTTCAAGAATAACAGTGGTGGTTCCCTTATCTCCTCTAGTAAATTGACCTTCCCACGCTGTAGGACAATTTTTTCATTCCCAGTGCATGCAATCAATACTCCCAATCATCCCTGGAAACCCTCGCATCTCACTAACACGTAAAATTCTCTGGAGGTCATCTTGAGTTGGGGCTCTGAGATCTTCGCAAGCACTTTAAAGCAGTAGTACCTCTAATTTTGATGTATTCATCCACCGTGTCAGCTGCCACACCATATGCTAACATTCGCATGGTCGTAGTCCATTTTGCTAATGGAGATATACCTTCTTTCTTGGCTGCGTCAGATCGTTGGGTGAAGTTGTTGTCGCTGCTTGATAGGACTCTAACGATCCGACGGAAAATATGTTTTCGCATCCAGAATCGCCAACGAAACATTGCATCGTCATATGTAGGTTCATTGGCAAAGTAGTCGTCAATTAGTCTTTGATTTGCTGATGCATAGTCTCTTTTGATGTAGTTTCTCTTGCTACGAGGTGGATAGTCTTCCTCTATTTTGTTTCGACGCTCCATAAACCGGTTGATGATATACCTTTCTTCAATTTCGGACTGCCTCTTGTAAGCTTCAATATCAAAAGGATATTCTGATGGATCCATTATGATTTTTTAGTAAGGTGAGATTTATGGTATTGGTACATCAATGGAAGAATGAGTTccaatttatagaaaaatggaACCAACGAATTGAATGGTTGGAGCCTTGGATTCGAATTGAGTGGTTCAAACCAAAAGTCACAGATAAGATAagactctctttttttaaagCTGAAAATCACGGATAAGATTATTAAAGCATAATATGACAATACAAATTATTAAAGGAGAAAGTGGCAAACACACGTTATTAAAGCATAATATGACAATACAAATTATTAAAGGAGAAAGTGACAAACACAAGTTATTAAAGCATGAAGTGACAAAATAT is drawn from Camelina sativa cultivar DH55 chromosome 1, Cs, whole genome shotgun sequence and contains these coding sequences:
- the LOC109125094 gene encoding uncharacterized protein LOC109125094, translating into MDPSEYPFDIEAYKRQSEIEERYIINRFMERRNKIEEDYPPRSKRNYIKRDYASANQRLIDDYFANEPTYDDAMFRWRFWMRKHIFRRIVRVLSSSDNNFTQRSDAAKKEGISPLAKWTTTMRMLAYGVAADTVDEYIKIRGTTALKCLRRSQSPNSR